Below is a genomic region from Brassica oleracea var. oleracea cultivar TO1000 chromosome C9, BOL, whole genome shotgun sequence.
TTGATTCAAGCTTATCCCAACATTCTCCTCAATAAGTTTGAAATCAGTCTTCACCACATCTTGCATTCCGATTAGATCTTTCATCTCCTTGAACTTGATTATTCCAAGAGCTTTAGTCAAGATGTCAGCCTTTTGTTGATCACCTGAAACATGCTCCACGATTATTTGTCCTCTTTCAACACATTCCCTAATAAAATGAAACCTTGAGTGTATGCGTTTGCTCATGCCATGAAATACCGGATTCTTGGTAAGAGCTATTGCTGACTGGTTATCGATTCTGATCACCACCTTCTCAACGGGTTGCTCTGTGAGTTCACTAAGTAGTTCCTGCAGCCAAATGGCCTGCTTTGCCGCCTCTGTCCCAGCCATGAACTCTCCTTCACAGCTTGAGAGTGCAACCGTTTCTTGCTTACCAAAACACCAAGTGAGTAAACTATCTCCAAGGTAGAAAATATGTCATGTGGTGCTTCTCCCATCATCTTCATCAATATTATGGCTGCTATCACTATAGCCAATGAGTTTTGGAACCTTGGGTGTTGATCGCTTAAAGACGAGTCCAAGTGATGTCGATCCTTGTAAGTATCTGAGACAATGCTTCATTGCAGCATCATGAGAGACCTTTGGACTCTGCAGGTATCGGCTCAAGAATCCCACCGTATATGATATGTCTGGCCTAGTGTGTAGGAGATACCGTAGACAACGTACTTTCTTGCGATACCTCGTCACATCTACATCTTCCTCTTCAATAGACTTGGCCAGCTTCAAACTACTCTCCATTGGCGTGTGTGTCATATTGCAGTTTTCCATTCCACTCTCCTCCAAGATCTTCAAAGCATAGCATTGTTGATTTAAGGTTATGATCCCTTCATCTTGACATACCTCAATACCGAGATAGTAACTCAGCTTGCCAAGATCACTTATGTCAAACTTTGATGCCATCTCCTTCTTGAAAGCTTCGATGATCGTCACACTAGCTCCGGTTACAAAGAGATCGTCAACATACACAGCCACCACTAAAATACACCCGTTTACTGTCTTTCTATAAACATAGGGCTCTTTAGAACACCTTTTAAAACCGAGATCAAGTAATGATAGGTTTAGCTTGATGTTCCATGCTCTTGGTGCCTGTTTTAAACTGTACAACGCTTTCTTGAGTTTGTAAACCTTTTTCTCACTTCCTTTCACTTCGAAACCTTCAAGCTAGGTTACATAAACTGTTTTCTTTAGCTCTCCATGAAAGAAAGCTGTTTAACATCCAGATGATGCACCTCCCATCCATTGGCTGCAGCGATGCTTACAAGTAGTATGATGGTCTCGATTCTGGCTACAGGTGCATAAACTTCATCAAAATCAATCCCATTTTGTTGTACGTAACCCTTTGCTACTAGATGAGCCTTGTATTTCTTGATGGATCCGTCAGTATTACGTTTGATCTTAAAGATCCATCTCAAACCGATTGGTTTTACTCCCGCCGGAAGCTCGACCAGGGTCCATACCTCATTCTTCTCAATGGAATGTAGCTCATCTACACATGCTTCTATCCATTATTTTATCTCACTTGCTTCCTCGAAGGTTCTTGGTTCACCATTCAAGCACAGCAATAATATCTCTCCTTCTTCTTCGGCCATTAAGACATAGTCATCAAGGTATTTCGGTCGTGAGGTTTGTCTTTCACTTCTTCTCAATACTCTGCTTTCACCACCAACTACGTTTTTTCCAGCTTCTTCGCTTTCATCATCTTCTATTGTTATTATTTTCTTATCTGCTTTGCCTGCTTCCCCATTCTCATGGTTGTCTCCCGCTTGTTCTAATACTCGTGGTTGATTAGATGTATTCACTTGCTCTGATATTCCGTGATTGCCAAACTCACCAAGTTCAACAACAAAATCATCATAACTCTTCCGCTCTGTATCAAGTCCTTTCCAGTTCCAACCTTTAGTTTCATCAAACACAACGTCACGACTGACCACAATTCTCCTAGTCTCTGGATCAAATAGCCTGTAGGCCTTTGAGCCTAGCTTGGTTCCGAGATGAACGAGCATTCTCGACCTATCATCTAGTTTCCTTAGTTGAGCCTTCTCAATCTTTGCATAGCCAAGACAACCAAAGACACGTAGGTGGTTTAAATTAGGTTTTCTTCCCTTTAGAACCTCATACAGCGTTTGATCCTGCAGTGACCTTGTTGCTATCTGGTTTATCAGATAGGTTGCACGTCGGACTGCTTCACCCCACAAGTAGTTCGTCATATGCATATGCTTCAAGATGCTCCTGGCCATCTCCATTAACGTCATGTTAAGTCTTTCAACAACTCAGTTCTGCTGCGGAGTGTATGGAGGGGTGAGATGTCTCATAATGCCTTTGTCCTTGCAGTAGGAGTTGAACTCACGTGAAACGAATTCTCCACCTCGATCGGTTCTGAAGGTTGCTATTTTCTCTCTAATTTCTTGTTCTATCAGCCTCTTTAACTTCTTGAATTTTCCAAAAGCTTCATTTTTCTGTTTAAGGAGAATAGTCCACATGTATCTCGTATGGTCATCAATGATCACAAATATATACTTGTTTCCAGCCAATGTACTCGGTGTAATGGGACCACAGATATCTCCGTGTAAGAGCTCAAGTGGTCTTGTTGCTCTGTAAATTGTTGATTGTGGAAACACCTTTCTTGCTTGTTTCCCAAGTAAGCATGAATAGCACAACTCCTTTGTAACATTGACGCCATGGATTCCAACGACGAGCTCTTTTTGTATCATCCTTTTTATCGTAGCGGTGTTGACGTGGCCAAGTCTCGCATGCCACCTATTTGACTCACTGATCTCACTTAAACACAGCTGCGTTGAGTCTTTAATTCCCATACGTACCTTGTAAAGTCGATTCTTCGATCTGTTTGCTTGTACGAGAAGCTTTCCATGTTGGTCATGCATCGTGAGATGGTTTCCTCTCAGTCTTATATCACATCCCGACTCCGTTGCTTGACCAAGACTAATTATATTGCTCCTCAAATCAGGTATGAAGTACACATCATTCATCTTCCTTGCTTCCCCATTCATATCTATGAAGGAAATAGTCCCATTTCCTTTAATATCAATTTTGGAATCATCACCGAACCTTACCTTTCCCTTGACATGTTTGTCTATCTCTGAGAAATACCTTCGATCTCCTTTCATTTGATTGCTGGCTCCATTGTCTAAGTATCATATGTCTTCTGCATCCATACATGTCTCGTATTTCTCGGGTACAAAGTTTTTCTCGTTAAGATAGACAACATCATGCATCATCAACTCATCTGCGTCCTGAGTGTCACTGTTATTGGTCTCATGGGCCTCCTGCAACTTAAGGATACGGTCTGGACAATCCGAAACATAGTGTCCTAGCTTGTCACAATGATAGCATACAACTTTAGACGCGTCTCTATCTCCATAGTAACGTCCTCGTCCACGGCCTCTGTAGTATGACCTTCCTCTGCCTCTGCCACGATGATATCTGTTGTAATCACGATTGTCTCTGTTGTAATCATGGTTACATTGCGTAGCTTGAGGCTCGGAGGTCGCATACGTCAGTTTGTTTTGTTCCTCTTGTGGTTCCTCTTCATCACGAACACGCTCTTCATAAGCTTTCATACGAACCATGATATCTTCAAAACTTGTATTATTTAGGTCTAGTACTTGCTCAATAGAAGCCACAATGTGAATATACTTCCTCCGTGGTAGACTGGTTAGAAGTTTCTTGACTAACTTTGGCTCTTCTATGTTGACTCCTAGGGCTGCAGACTTTGATGCAATCTCAGACAATTTTCCTCCAAAATCATCGATTGACTCTGTTTCTTTTATCTTTAAGCGATCAAAATCAGCCATCAATGTTTGCAACCGTGCATCCTTAACTCTTTCAGCTCCTACATGTCGAGTTTTGATCGCCTCCCACACCTTCTTGGCGGTGCTTAGCTCGCCAACTTGGAGAACCAAAACTTTCGGTATGGATTGAAACAATAATGCCATTGCCATGTCATTCTCTTCTCCTTCGATTGCTTCTTCTTCGATCGCCTCCCAAACCTTGTGTACCTTAAGTGCGATATTCATTCTTATCACCCATACCGTATAATTAGTTGCGGTAAGCATTGGACATCGTATAGAAAAGGATCCCCCCTCTTTCGTCTTTGATGTTGCTGTCGTGATAATCTCCCCGCTCATCTCTTCTTCTTCTTAAGCCCTGATACCAAATATAGAATTCAAAGATTGTATAAAGACTACTTTTTATTAATGCTTAAGAAAACTCACTCAAAAACTTAAGCTCTCAATCTCTAAATCCCGCACATTATGCCACACTTTGACATATCCTTATATAGAGATTATAAACTCCTAATCCTATTAGATAACATATCTAGATAACTCCTAAATATATTATAAATCTCAAACACAATAGGATTAGATCTTTGCTTGCATCTCAAGCTATCTTTTGATTCACGCTTATCCCAACAACGTTGCCAATGTGGTCGTGTGTAGAATCTAACTTCAACCTGTCTCAAGTTCTCAGTCCGAGAGCAAATAAAAAGCTGAGAAATTGCAAAACTTTAAGATACAAACTCGCCTGATACGATAGGGATTTACAAAAGTGTGTCACTGAGATTTAAATGTACATAGTAATGGAGAGAAAGAAGGTAAGGCATGGGTAAATCAACCCCGTGTGGTACATATGTAAAACCATGAGAACGAAACACAAAGTACATAGTTGCATTTCAGAGTTGATTGTTTGCGGTATGGTGTAGTAACTCTACTTTTCCAAGTCATCCCTCGGTATTTGTCTGTCCTGCACCGAGAAAATGTAAACTCATGTTGTAATGCTGAGATCGACTTCTAGATCTGTGCAGATGTAAAAATGTAATATTATCATTTCTTATTTTGTATATTTCTTATTTTAATTGCCAATTTGATACCACTCAAATTACCTTAAGGAGTGATTTATACTCTCTCAAATAAGAGGTCGAGTTGTAGTACTTAGGGATCGTATTCATAGGGAGCTAGGGAACCTAAGAAATCTAATATGATTTGTTAAGCAAGATGGTTTTAGAGTTTTTAAATGTAAATTGCAGTTTTATATTGAACAAGAGTTTGTTCAATAGTTTCGTTTAGGTTTTGGTGCTTAAAAAGGAAATAGCTAGACTTAGGGTTTTTATTCAGGAAAATTGGGATTATAATCCTATAGATGCCTAATGAGTTGCATGCATGATAATGTAAAGCTCAACTACTTGATCAACAAGTCAATCAGCTCTCGCATGTATTGACTTGTATATTAACTAGATCAAATGATCTCAAATGTCGTATTTTGATCAATAGAAAGTGTCGATCGATAATCTTACAGGGATATCGATCGATACACCTTTTGCACCGTCGATCGATTATTCAAGTGTGATATCGATCGACGCGCTCTAGTCAACCCTAAAATCTAACAATGGAACTACTCAGACATGGCTAAGCAATTCATAACATCAGTTAAGTTTGAAAACTTCATTAGAATAGTAAATAGATATTAATGGAGTTCCAATCACAAAATATAACTTTGGATCTTCTCTCCTATCTATCAAAATCCTAAAACCTTTGCTGTGAAAATAGTAAAACAATAAAAAGTACACTTTGCTTCTAACATGGCGGCAAAGCTTATATAATTAGAGTAAAACTCGTCTGTAAAATGGTGAAGTCTTGGGCTTCAAGTCGGCTGTGACCAAACGGGCATTCTGCGCGGTTCGCTGTCGATCGATACCAAGACATGCGTATCGATCGATTCTTTCTCTCCAATATCGACCGATGGTCGAGCTCGATGGTCATCTCGGGTGCTTGCTCCAAATATCTCCAAAATGCTCCAAAATCATCACTTATCTCCAAAACACTCTTGATCTTATAAATATAATAAATAGACTATATAATATAATAATTATTAGTGAAAGCACCTATAAACTATGAATGAAAATGGGTGAAATCCATAGTCTATCAACTCCCCCAGCTTTACCCTTTTGCTTGTCCTCAAGCAAAAAAAACAGGCAGTCTCTCTGAAAGAGGTTTTTTTAAAAACAGTAGGGACTCACATGATTTAAAACTTAGAATCATCACCTCTACAATACTGCAATCCACATCTAAGAATTCCTAATCACAAAAGCACATTATACCATATCCTAGCTTAGCAACCAAATTCATCTAGCCAACAACTTAGCAAATTCTGTCTTTCATTCCCCTCTACCAACCTTATTTCTTAGTAAAAATAAAAGTGAAGGCTTTACCTTGGGAGTATCAATCACAGGATGTAAGGATTCTCAAACAAGTATTTGGACCTGCAGGTAAACATTAGTTTCTATCCTCTCTCTCTACTAATTTTCTCTCTTGGTCAAAATCTGCTTATATGCAAGATCATCGACCAAGATTGGACAGACGTCCATGAATCAAGCCTTAATGGTGGTTGCCACCAAGTCCTGTTCACTTCTTTTTGACCTATATCCTATGATTATTTGTGAAGCAAACCTTAATGGTTGTAGCAACCAAGTCATGTTCTAATCCTTTGACTATCAAATCTCTATATGTATATATTATAAATAATTTTTTTTTTTATATATATAATCTATATTTCGAAAATAGAGAGAGAAAAGGTGATAAATCTATATACACAAGGCTTTAACTTCTAGACTTGTTTGAAGAATCCGATCCCATGTATACCAAGCCCCAAGACAAGTGGTTGTGTAAGTTTAGTGTTGGAGGTCAGCTTTGGTTCCTTCAAAACAATTTCAGCAAGAGTGGATAGTTGACAGGTTGATCCACTTTATTATCTTTAGTACTATATGCAATCAGTAAGTCTAGAATTGTGCTAAAGAGTGGTTAGATATCTAGTAAACTCTATAAGTTCATAATCCCCTTCTTGACTCAATAATAACTTGATTTTGAAAACATTTTAATAAGACTAATAAATAAATAAATATCAGTAAACCTCTCCCCAGACTTAAACTACACTGTCCCTAGTGTAAATTTAGTCGGAGTTATGGTTAGAAATAAATCATAAGGACTCAATGTAACAAGTAAGAACGATATACCAGACCGGAATGAATGTCAACCGATGTAAGGATGTTGATATCGGTAGACGCAGGTTAGGCAATGTCGATCGATGTCGACAGTTTCGCGTCGGTCGATATTGATGGCAATCGTCTACTCGGTTCTTTTTTTTTTTTTAAGACCTGTAATATTTAGAAACCAACATAAATAGTATATCAATAAAATCTTAATAAATATTACCTAATAATGAGTTGCCTCCCACTCAGTGCTTTGTTATAGTCATTTAGCTTGACTTTGGAGGTGATTTGGCTAGTAGTGTTAAGAACTTTGTTGGAAAACAAGTATCCATCTATTCTTTGCGCTTGTTGAACCATGTACCAGTGAAGTCTCTTATTGCTTCATCCCCTCTGTGCCATTTATCTTTCATTGTTGCAGTTGTGTTTTCAATTCTCTGCAATCTTTCACCAAGACTCTCAAGATTGAACTGATGTCTGGTAAGTGTGGCGTAAGTGTCAGTTGAGATATCCTCTCCACGGTAATGTGTGTTGGACTTGTCAGATGTCATCTTTGGTACTAGTCGGCCTCGGTTTGTAGTGTTGTCGACCGATGTTCGATGGTGAATGTCGGTCGATATGTTGTTGCGTCTGTCGATCGATAGCGCTGCTTCTGGTCGACGGGCAATGTAACTCTGAATCTGCACCAGCTCTCCTTGTATAGCGTCAACCTTGCAGGTCAAAGCACTAATGCGAAGATTCATTGGGAAATAGATATCATCAGATCTCCTATCAAGCCTCTCCTCTGTAGTTTCTAGAGCTCTATAGATCCCTTCTACCGACTGATCTATCTCTTCTATGGTGTGGAAATCTTGTTGGTACTTCATCGTATGTGGGCATGGCGGACTGTCGTCGATCGATGCTATCAAGCGGTTGTCGATCGATGTGCGATGATTTTTATCGATCGACGGAGGTTATCGTCTGTCGATCGATGGAGGTCGAGCAACGTCGGTCGCGTGCTGAATTTTGGCTATGTCTTGCTTCATTTCCTCTATGCAAGTAGTTAACCAACTGATACTATCATTCAATGGGTAGTAGACACCATCAAGCTTCATCTGGAGAGCTTCTTGGTTCCTCTCATGTTCACCACAGACTCCATAGAACATCTCATTGATCTCGTCCTTGGTGTAGATCTCTGGTACCAACTTTGTCTGTGTGAATGAGCTAGCATGTTCAGGAAGACAGATGTAGGTTGGCTCATCTGTTGAAGCTCTTTCCAGAAGTCTTCTGATATCCTTGTTGTGAACAGGAATCGTGCGTCCATCGAGATCTCTGGCGTGTCTCCGATCATCTCTGTAGACTCCATACTCGCCTTTCTCTTCCCAATAGAATTTCATGTTACCATAGAGATCATAAGCTCTTTTCCCAAATTCTGGCTGTCTGTCGACTGATGTTGGGACGTCAACGTCGATCGATGGTTGAGTTGTATGGCGAGATTGTTGTATGAAGCCGTTGTCTATGCCACCAGCTGTATCATAGAACTCCTTTGTAGCCTTCTATTCTAGATTGCTGCGTTGATGCATGAACAGATTGTCTGCTCCATTGGCTGTCTGAAGGATATCTGCGATATCTTCTCGAGATACGTGTAGTGTGCGGCCGTCTATTGCTTTTGCGTAGCCATCAGGGTCCCTGAAAATACAAATTTCATCTGGAGTTAGATACTGGTTATCTAATTTATCTTTTTCGCTTACAGTGGTTTTCGGTATTTGACGGTTGTCGATCGATGTTGCATTGTTGTTGTCGATCGATTGTTGATGACGGGTGTTGATTGATTGTTGATGACGAGTGTCGATCGATCGATGGATTTCCCTGTCGATCGGATGGCTGAAACGAGTTCTTTCCCAAGCAGCTTCTGCTTGAATCTGATCTGTTTCATCGCATCTTTGC
It encodes:
- the LOC106314665 gene encoding uncharacterized protein LOC106314665, which gives rise to MNIALKVHKVWEAIEEEAIEGEENDMAMALLFQSIPKVLVLQVGELSTAKKVWEAIKTRHVGAERVKDARLQTLMADFDRLKIKETESIDDFGGKLSEIASKSAALGVNIEEPKLVKKLLTSLPRRKYIHIVASIEQVLDLNNTSFEDIMVRMKAYEERVRDEEEPQEEQNKLTYATSEPQATQCNHDYNRDNRDYNRYHRGRGRGRSYYRGRGRGRYYGDRDASKVVCYHCDKLGHYVSDCPDRILKLQEAHETNNSDTQDADELMMHDVVYLNEKNFVPEKYETCMDAEDI